The following proteins come from a genomic window of Citrobacter europaeus:
- the sitD gene encoding iron/manganese ABC transporter permease subunit SitD, whose product MILTMLLEPFQFSFMVNALVISTIVAVPCALLSVFLVLKGWALMGDAMSHAVFPGIVLAWIAGIPLAIGAFIAGLFCAVATGYLDDNSRIKRDTLMGIVFSGMFGAGLVLYVSIQSEVHLDHILFGDMLGVSLSDIMQTAVITLGIALIIGLKWKDLLLHAFDPHQAKASGLNTALLHYGLLCMIALTIVATLKSVGIILSISLLIAPGAIAILMTRKFSHALWLAVVMSVITSFMGVYLSFFIDSAPAPTIVVLFSLLFVITFIYSTLRDRRLERRRLHDVL is encoded by the coding sequence ATGATCTTAACAATGCTGCTGGAACCTTTTCAGTTCAGCTTTATGGTCAATGCGCTGGTCATCTCCACTATTGTCGCCGTCCCCTGCGCGCTGCTGTCGGTATTTTTAGTACTCAAAGGCTGGGCGCTAATGGGCGATGCCATGAGCCACGCGGTTTTCCCGGGAATTGTGCTGGCATGGATTGCAGGTATCCCGCTGGCAATTGGCGCGTTTATCGCCGGGCTATTCTGTGCGGTGGCGACGGGCTATCTCGACGATAACAGCCGTATCAAACGCGATACTCTGATGGGGATTGTCTTTTCGGGCATGTTTGGTGCGGGACTGGTGTTGTACGTCTCTATCCAGTCAGAAGTCCATCTCGATCATATACTGTTCGGCGACATGCTGGGCGTATCGTTAAGCGATATCATGCAAACCGCGGTTATCACGCTGGGAATAGCGCTTATCATCGGACTTAAATGGAAAGATCTGCTGCTGCATGCGTTCGACCCGCATCAGGCAAAAGCCAGCGGGCTTAACACCGCACTTCTGCATTACGGCCTGTTATGCATGATAGCCCTGACGATTGTCGCCACGCTAAAATCAGTCGGGATTATTTTGTCGATCTCCTTACTGATTGCGCCTGGCGCCATTGCGATTTTAATGACGCGAAAGTTTTCTCACGCCTTGTGGCTGGCGGTGGTTATGTCGGTTATTACCTCGTTTATGGGCGTGTACCTGTCATTTTTCATCGACAGTGCTCCGGCCCCTACCATCGTCGTACTATTTTCCCTGCTGTTTGTGATTACCTTTATTTATTCCACCCTGCGCGACCGCCGTTTAGAACGGCGACGCCTGCATGATGTGCTATAG
- the sitB gene encoding iron/manganese ABC transporter ATP-binding protein SitB has translation MSHSAITVNQVTVTYRNGHTALRDATFQIPGGSIAALVGVNGSGKSTLFKALMGFVRLAHGEISILQQPVNKALKQNLIAYVPQSEEVDWSFPVLVEDVVMMGRFGHMGWLRRPKQIDHACVDAALARVDMLDYRHRQIGELSGGQKKRVFLARAIAQDGQVILLDEPFTGVDVKTEARIIDLLRELRDEGRTMLVSTHNLGSVTEFCDYTVMIKGTVLASGPTEITFTHENLELAFSGVLRHVALSGGEQHVITDDERPFISRRATSEGK, from the coding sequence ATGAGTCACTCTGCGATTACCGTAAATCAGGTTACGGTGACGTATCGCAACGGTCACACCGCATTGCGGGACGCCACTTTTCAGATACCGGGCGGCTCAATTGCCGCTCTGGTCGGCGTAAACGGTTCGGGAAAATCAACGCTTTTTAAAGCGCTGATGGGTTTTGTCCGCCTGGCGCACGGGGAAATATCGATTCTGCAACAGCCGGTTAATAAGGCGCTCAAACAGAATCTGATTGCCTATGTCCCTCAGTCAGAAGAGGTGGACTGGTCATTTCCGGTACTGGTGGAAGATGTCGTGATGATGGGACGCTTTGGCCATATGGGGTGGCTGCGTCGGCCAAAACAGATTGACCACGCCTGCGTGGATGCGGCGCTGGCGCGGGTGGATATGCTGGACTATCGCCATCGCCAGATAGGTGAATTATCCGGAGGGCAGAAAAAACGCGTTTTTCTGGCAAGAGCCATCGCGCAGGACGGGCAGGTTATTTTACTGGATGAACCCTTCACCGGCGTGGATGTGAAAACCGAGGCCCGGATCATCGACCTGCTGCGTGAACTGCGTGATGAGGGGCGGACCATGCTGGTCTCTACCCATAATCTGGGATCCGTCACCGAGTTTTGTGATTACACGGTGATGATTAAAGGCACGGTGCTGGCAAGTGGACCAACCGAAATCACCTTTACTCACGAGAATCTCGAGCTGGCATTCAGCGGCGTACTGCGTCACGTTGCGCTGAGCGGCGGTGAACAACACGTGATTACCGATGATGAACGCCCGTTTATTTCGCGACGCGCGACAAGCGAGGGTAAATAA
- the sitC gene encoding iron/manganese ABC transporter permease subunit SitC — translation MNWLTEPFGYQYMLNAMWVSAMVGGLCAFLSCYLMLKGWSLIGDALSHSIVPGVAGAYMLGLPFALGAFLSGGLAAGSMLFLNQRSRLKEDAIIGLIFSSFFGIGLFMVSLNPMSVNIQTIILGNVLAIAPEDILQLAIIGVISLTILFLKWKDLMVVFFDENHARSIGLNPGRLKLLFFTLLSVSTVAALQTVGAFLVICLVVTPGATAWLLTDRFPRLLTIAVAIGSLTSFFGAWLSYWLDGATGGIIVVLQTLLFLLAFVFAPKHGLLANRRRARLVNKEQV, via the coding sequence ATGAACTGGCTGACGGAGCCGTTTGGCTACCAGTACATGCTCAACGCCATGTGGGTCTCGGCGATGGTCGGCGGCCTGTGCGCGTTTCTCTCCTGCTATCTGATGCTCAAAGGCTGGTCGCTGATTGGCGATGCGCTGTCGCACTCTATCGTTCCGGGCGTTGCCGGAGCTTATATGTTAGGGCTTCCCTTCGCGCTTGGCGCATTTCTTTCCGGCGGACTGGCGGCGGGCAGCATGCTGTTTCTCAATCAACGTTCACGCCTGAAGGAAGATGCCATTATCGGACTGATTTTTTCGTCCTTTTTCGGTATCGGGCTATTTATGGTGTCGCTCAATCCGATGTCGGTGAACATTCAGACCATTATTCTCGGCAACGTGCTGGCGATTGCGCCGGAAGATATTCTGCAACTGGCCATCATCGGCGTTATCTCGCTGACTATCCTGTTTTTGAAGTGGAAAGATCTGATGGTGGTCTTTTTTGATGAAAACCACGCGCGGTCTATCGGTCTGAACCCGGGCCGGTTGAAGCTGTTATTTTTTACGCTGCTCTCCGTTTCCACCGTCGCCGCACTGCAAACCGTCGGCGCATTTCTGGTGATTTGCCTGGTGGTGACGCCCGGAGCAACGGCCTGGCTGCTGACCGATCGTTTTCCTCGCCTGCTCACCATCGCCGTCGCTATCGGCAGCCTGACCAGCTTTTTCGGCGCCTGGCTGAGCTACTGGCTGGACGGCGCAACCGGCGGAATTATTGTCGTTCTGCAAACGCTGCTGTTCCTGCTGGCATTTGTCTTCGCGCCAAAACACGGTCTGCTGGCGAATCGCCGCCGAGCCCGTCTGGTGAACAAGGAGCAAGTATGA
- a CDS encoding chemotaxis protein CheW codes for MSQQLEHILALNHGEKPECENVDEPQRTLVLFQLAGKNFAFYGAQIKEILAERPISWVPCCPPMLEGVINYRGRVESVMRLDSLIDTPAVNLAGKRTILIGCAEKMQSGILIDKLIDVLDVVESQIHLPGDSLPSALQTIAVGVVNVTETWFTLLDLNLVFDRYQETRGYDGSH; via the coding sequence ATGAGCCAACAGCTGGAGCACATTCTCGCGCTGAATCATGGCGAAAAGCCGGAATGTGAAAACGTTGATGAGCCGCAGCGTACGCTGGTGTTATTTCAACTGGCGGGTAAGAATTTTGCTTTTTACGGCGCGCAGATCAAAGAGATCCTCGCAGAGCGCCCGATCTCCTGGGTTCCCTGTTGCCCGCCAATGCTTGAAGGGGTCATTAATTACCGCGGGCGAGTCGAGTCGGTGATGAGGCTGGACAGCCTGATCGACACCCCTGCCGTCAATCTGGCAGGTAAACGCACCATCCTGATTGGTTGTGCCGAAAAAATGCAAAGCGGGATCCTGATAGACAAACTGATTGATGTGCTGGACGTTGTTGAAAGCCAGATTCATTTGCCGGGAGACTCGCTGCCTTCGGCGCTGCAAACGATCGCAGTGGGTGTGGTTAACGTGACGGAAACCTGGTTCACGCTGCTCGACCTGAATCTGGTGTTTGATCGTTATCAGGAGACCCGTGGCTATGACGGCTCTCACTAA